From Chaetodon trifascialis isolate fChaTrf1 chromosome 1, fChaTrf1.hap1, whole genome shotgun sequence, one genomic window encodes:
- the LOC139334244 gene encoding fibulin-7 translates to MLASTAIVTTVLCFCLSHATFGQDCPGRQEIQGSLRQVQKLLSAHEASYLQSLRNLKKKINLLQSNAGKQSRAINSTCPKLDAPVNGRKLGKSHSVGHEVHFLCDPGYELVGSESRVCQEGLTWSGQQTSCRDINECASSPCMNGATCMDELNQFSCVCAKGWSGATCQSPVPTFFVTLTNTSAATSPATAAASTLPAATTGPFVRPSRCTIMQGTTHCTCEPGYTISGRDSSTCTDIDECELFHNGQAGRLCLHACVNTPGGYRCSCPVGYNVTRDGRSCKDIDECATRQNNCTKDQMCINTYGGFQCVRVDCPKIPHATYVKTSPMRCERNPCPVDNKACSQAPNSFSYHYLAVVSNLSAPRVMFRVSALRPMGDTLRFSLLGGRQARRHFTVQRSDRVTGQLMLVSPVQGPATLEAEVEMSELERRVQLGRYITKVTMFVSQYDF, encoded by the exons ATGCTTGCGTCAACTGCGATTGTCACCACCGTGCTGTGCTTCTGCTTGTCCCATGCAACTTTTGGACAG GACTGTCCAGGTAGACAGGAAATACAGGGCTCTCTGAGGCAGGTGCAGAAGCTTCTCTCAGCCCATGAAGCCTCGTATTTGCAGAGTCTTCGCaacctgaagaagaaaataaatcttttgCAGAGCAATGCAGGGAAGCAATCAAGAGCCATCAACA GTACCTGCCCAAAACTAGACGCACCGGTCAATGGGAGGAAACTTGGCAAGTCGCACAGCGTGGGCCATGaggttcacttcctgtgtgaccCTGGTTATGAACTTGTTGGATCAGAGAGCAGAGTTTGTCAGGAAGGCCTGACCTGGAGCGGCCAGCAGACTAGCTGCCGAG ACATCAATGAGTGTGCGTCCTCTCCTTGCATGAATGGTGCGACATGTATGGATGAACTGAACCAGTTCTCTTGTGTCTGTGCCAAAGGCTGGTCTGGAGCCACCTGTCAGAGCCCTGTGCCAACAT tctttgtcacCCTGACAAACACCTCTGCTGCCACCTCCCCCGCCACTGCCGCTGCCTCTACACTGCCTGCTGCCACCACTGGACCCTTTGTTCGTCCATCGCGCTGCACAATAATGCAGGGGACCACCCACTGCACCTGTGAGCCAGGGTACACCATCTCTGGCAGGGACAGCAGCACTTGCACTG ATATAGATGAATGTGAGCTGTTCCATAATGGCCAGGCTGGaagactgtgtttacatgcttgTGTTAACACCCCTGGGGGCTACCGCTGTTCCTGTCCCGTTGGATACAATGTGACCCGTGATGGACGCAGCTGTAAAG ACATTGACGAGTGTGCCACTCGACAAAACAACTGCACAAAGGACCAGATGTGCATTAATACTTATGGTGGTTTCCAGTGTGTCCGTGTGGACTGCCCCAAAATCCCTCATGCTACATATGTCAAGACATCACCTAT GCGCTGTGAACGTAACCCCTGTCCTGTGGACAATAAGGCATGTTCTCAGGCCCCCAACTCTTTCTCCTACCATTACCTGGCTGTGGTGTCCAACCTGTCCGCTCCTCGTGTCATGTTCAGGGTCTCAGCGCTACGTCCAATGGGTGACACACTTCGTTTCTCCCTGCTGGGGGGAAGGCAAGCTCGGCGCCACTTCACAGTCCAGCGTTCAGACCGTGTGACGGGTCAGCTGATGCTGGTGAGCCCCGTACAGGGCCCCGCCACACTGGAGGCAGAAGTGGAGATGAGCGAGCTGGAGAGACGAGTCCAGCTGGGGAGGTACATCACCAAAGTCACCATGTTTGTTTCCCAGTATGACTTCTAG
- the LOC139334187 gene encoding C-type lectin domain family 18 member A-like, producing the protein MLETLQRFTMESVSASRCLDLFTVLSLLPLLISAHRIIRDTPDLLKSTSTGLGVKERSQIVVQHNRLRSRVQPMAANMQKMEWSDKLALLAKERAALCHADDPPQHSSSSSHIGWNAGLSAHGVTSFSDVIDSWFEEGKDFLYLSGKCRENATCQHYTQLVWATSSHVGCASHLCLREQDLWETFVCAYFPGGNWEVNGQLVMPYKTGLYCSLCTSSMSGCFRLWDHVGGLCEIPRNPCRMSCGQHGHLNVSSCKCKCDPDFTGRLCQVRCSVQCVHGRFKEEECSCLCDVGYGGAECAEKVQFPFQSCDVMIDGDCFMVSSEADTYYGAKNRCQERGGILAHIHNQKVQDILAFYLSLLETSNEVTNTDFETRNFWIGLTYKPLKDSFRWDTGEIPQFSSFAFGQPDNQGFGNCVELQASSAFNWNDQRCKTQNRYICLHAAEHIARWEDGS; encoded by the exons ATGTTGGAGACTCTTCAGAGGTTCACGATGGAGTCTGTCTCAGCGTCCCGGTGTCTGGATCTGTTCACCgttttgtctctgctgcctctccttATCTCCGCGCATCGGATTATCAGAGACACACCGGACCTGCTGAAGTCCACCTCCACCG GGCTCGGGGTGAAGGAGCGCTCGCAGATTGTTGTCCAGCACAATAGGCTGCGCAGCCGGGTCCAACCCATGGCAGCTAACATGCAAAAAATG GAGTGGAGTGACAAGTTGGCGTTACTTGCAAAGGAGAGGGCAGCGTTGTGTCATGCAGACGACCCCCCTCAACACTCCTCATCTTCCAGTCACATTGGCTGGAACGCAGGTCTTTCTGCCCACGGTGTCACCTCGTTTTCTGACGTCATTGACTCTTGGTTCGAGGAGGGAAAAGATTTTCTCTACTTAAGTGGGAAATGTAGAGAGAACGCTACTTGTCAACACTATACACAG CTGGTGTGGGCCACTTCGAGTCACGTGGGCTGTGCCAGCCACCTCTGTCTGAGAGAGCAAGACCTCTGGGAGACATTTGTCTGTGCATATTTCCCTGG GGGTAACTGGGAGGTGAATGGTCAGCTGGTGATGCCCTATAAGACGGGGTTATACTGCTCTCTCTGCACCTCTTCTATGTCGGGCTGCTTCAGACTGTGGGACCATGTAGGTGGATTATGTG AGATCCCAAGGAATCCGTGCCGGATGAGCTGTGGTCAGCACGGTCATCTTAATGTCTCATCCTGCAAGTGCAAGTGTGACCCCGACTTCACTGGACGCCTCTGCCAGG TACGATGCAGCGTGCAGTGTGTGCACGGTCGtttcaaagaagaagaatgctCCTGCTTGTGTGATGTTGGCTATGGTGGCGCTGAGTGTGCAG AGAAAGTGCAGTTTCCCTTTCAgagctgtgatgtgatgataGATGGTGATTGTTTCATGGTGTCTTCAGAAGCTGACACCTACTATGGCGCCAAGAATCGCTGTcag GAACGAGGAGGTATTCTAGCTCACATCCACAATCAGAAGGTtcaggacatcctggccttttATCTCAGTCTGCTGGAGACGAGCAATGAGGTCACCAACACTGACTTTGAGACACGAAACTTCTGGATTG GTTTGACATATAAGCCTCTGAAAGACTCATTTCGCTGGGACACAGGAGAGATCCCTCAATTCAGCAGCTTTGCCTTTGGGCAACCTGACAACCAAGG CTTTGGAAACTGCGTCGAGCTGCAGGCATCAAGTGCTTTTAACTGGAACGACCAGCGCTGCAAAACACAGAACCGATACATTTGCCTCCATG